From one Comamonas piscis genomic stretch:
- a CDS encoding LuxR C-terminal-related transcriptional regulator, translated as MTETNPTLPRLEPRRIERKHLLARLSEARHKTCLLIHGPAGSGKTSLALQWRAQALTFGHDEAWVTVQPGDDGQALMAALFDSLDRIDSDIAREARLLSNRGGEARADAIVIALLRAFLARSRPLLVVIDDWQNMGDMRAGAALQTLLDFAPPALRLVIVSRSMPQLRLARLRDQGLLEEIGPAELRFTLEEVQQFLQARQPRSTSPAMARQLLEVTDGWAAGLQLLALQPRTPASPVQNAQDFSAYFNREVLCRVDKDEIDAMTRLAAARSFNQALAITIAGEPVGPALLERLQRENLFVLPLQDADSQGWYRFHPLFRELLLTRFQSLPQAERQRTHAALAQWLGARRHLRDAVHHAVEAGDMEQAVHWVERWARELFLNGQLQQLVRAVSELPRATVNARPALLLWLGWTQLCYYKLAACHETLNALRAQLGERDHEGRAHCVLLAFSLALQEDDLGTAQALLPDLMSIQQGDDAVLVGGKRNLLGWMYGHSAEYDKAREVLQGSPPLREDGTPLLDSAFGHLMTESLRGLSWLYAGDVRHAEPVLRDALAHAEKALGRHSEMACNAAAYLAAVLYETNELDELRQLLDGRLDTTERVVLPDALVTVALVCARLSRLDGNPLEAIEGLARIEEIAQRRSLDRLLAFAMGERVRCLLQMRDMDGARQMLRQLELLAQRHADAHSPVSLRITGMARYTQALFHEANLDDRAALEALGERGRDDSALLQRRDRCATLVLRALLLSRLGRQEQALEVMRDALLQGQQLGLVRSLLDFGEPALLLAEACAQAFGASDPLLAFYVERLQQQSQRYRSVQQREEAGLSEPLSERELEILRALAHSMSNKRIAQVLGISPETVKWHLRNVYGKLKVVGRDDAVARARDLGLVQG; from the coding sequence GTGACCGAGACAAACCCCACACTTCCCCGGCTGGAGCCCCGGCGCATTGAGCGCAAGCATCTGCTGGCGCGCCTGTCCGAGGCCCGCCATAAAACCTGCCTGCTGATCCACGGCCCGGCGGGCAGTGGCAAAACCTCGCTGGCGTTGCAGTGGCGAGCCCAGGCGCTGACCTTTGGCCATGACGAGGCGTGGGTGACGGTACAGCCCGGCGACGACGGGCAGGCGCTGATGGCGGCGCTCTTCGATTCGCTGGACCGCATCGACAGCGATATCGCGCGCGAGGCGCGCCTGTTGTCCAACCGGGGTGGTGAGGCACGGGCCGATGCCATCGTCATCGCCTTGCTGCGCGCTTTTTTGGCGCGCAGCCGGCCTTTGCTGGTGGTGATCGACGACTGGCAGAACATGGGTGACATGCGCGCGGGCGCAGCGCTGCAGACCTTGCTGGATTTTGCGCCGCCCGCCTTGCGGCTGGTGATCGTCTCGCGCAGCATGCCCCAGCTGCGCCTGGCGCGCCTGCGCGACCAGGGCTTGCTCGAAGAGATCGGGCCCGCCGAGCTGCGCTTTACCCTGGAAGAGGTGCAACAGTTTTTGCAGGCCCGCCAGCCGCGCAGCACCAGCCCGGCCATGGCGCGCCAGTTGTTGGAGGTGACCGATGGCTGGGCCGCCGGCCTGCAGCTGCTGGCACTGCAGCCGCGCACCCCCGCATCGCCGGTGCAGAACGCGCAGGACTTCAGCGCCTATTTCAACCGCGAGGTGCTCTGCCGGGTCGACAAGGACGAGATCGATGCGATGACGCGGCTGGCGGCGGCGCGCAGCTTCAACCAGGCGCTTGCCATCACCATCGCCGGCGAGCCCGTCGGCCCCGCGTTGTTGGAGCGCCTGCAGCGCGAGAACCTGTTTGTGCTGCCCCTGCAGGATGCTGACAGCCAGGGCTGGTACCGCTTCCACCCCTTGTTCCGCGAGCTGCTGCTCACCCGCTTCCAATCGCTGCCGCAGGCTGAGCGCCAGCGCACCCACGCGGCCCTGGCGCAATGGCTGGGCGCGCGGCGCCACCTGCGCGATGCCGTGCACCATGCGGTGGAGGCCGGCGACATGGAGCAGGCCGTTCACTGGGTGGAGCGCTGGGCACGTGAGCTGTTTTTGAACGGCCAGCTGCAGCAGCTGGTACGCGCCGTGTCCGAGCTGCCGCGTGCCACCGTCAATGCCCGGCCGGCGCTGCTGCTGTGGCTGGGCTGGACCCAGCTGTGCTACTACAAGCTTGCCGCCTGCCATGAGACCTTGAATGCGCTGCGTGCGCAGCTGGGCGAGCGCGACCATGAAGGCCGCGCGCACTGCGTGCTGCTGGCCTTCTCTCTCGCTTTGCAGGAGGACGACCTGGGCACTGCACAGGCCTTGCTGCCCGATCTGATGTCCATCCAGCAGGGCGATGATGCCGTGCTGGTGGGCGGCAAGCGCAACCTGCTGGGCTGGATGTACGGGCACAGCGCTGAGTACGACAAGGCCCGCGAGGTGCTGCAGGGCTCGCCCCCGTTGCGCGAGGACGGCACGCCGCTGCTCGACTCGGCCTTTGGCCATCTGATGACGGAATCCTTGCGTGGCCTCTCTTGGCTGTATGCCGGCGATGTGCGCCATGCCGAGCCGGTGCTGCGCGATGCGCTCGCACATGCAGAAAAGGCGTTGGGCCGCCATAGCGAGATGGCCTGCAATGCCGCCGCTTATCTGGCCGCCGTGCTGTATGAAACGAATGAGCTGGACGAGCTGCGCCAGCTGCTCGATGGCCGGCTCGACACCACCGAGCGCGTCGTGCTGCCCGATGCGCTGGTGACCGTGGCCCTGGTCTGCGCGCGCCTGAGCCGGCTGGACGGCAACCCGCTCGAAGCGATTGAGGGCCTGGCGCGCATCGAAGAAATCGCCCAGCGCCGATCCCTTGACCGTCTGCTGGCCTTTGCGATGGGCGAGCGCGTGCGCTGCCTGTTGCAGATGCGCGATATGGACGGCGCGCGGCAGATGCTGCGCCAGCTGGAGCTGCTGGCCCAGCGCCATGCCGATGCGCACAGCCCCGTGAGCCTGCGCATCACCGGCATGGCGCGCTACACGCAGGCGCTGTTCCACGAGGCCAACCTGGATGACCGGGCCGCACTGGAGGCGCTGGGCGAGCGTGGCCGGGACGACAGCGCGCTCCTGCAGCGCCGCGACCGCTGCGCCACCTTGGTGCTGCGCGCCTTGCTGCTGAGCCGCCTGGGCCGGCAGGAGCAGGCTTTGGAAGTCATGCGCGATGCCTTGCTGCAAGGCCAGCAGCTGGGCCTCGTGCGCAGCCTGCTTGATTTTGGCGAGCCCGCACTGCTGCTGGCCGAGGCCTGTGCACAGGCCTTTGGTGCATCTGATCCTCTGCTGGCCTTTTATGTGGAGCGGCTGCAGCAGCAATCGCAGCGCTACCGCAGCGTGCAGCAGCGCGAGGAGGCGGGGCTCAGCGAGCCGCTGTCAGAGCGGGAGCTGGAGATTTTGCGGGCGCTTGCGCACAGCATGTCGAACAAGCGCATTGCCCAGGTGCTGGGCATCTCGCCGGAGACCGTCAAATGGCATTTGCGCAATGTCTACGGCAAGCTCAAGGTGGTGGGCCGCGATGATGCCGTGGCCCGGGCGCGCGACCTGGGCCTGGTGCAGGGCTGA
- the proP gene encoding glycine betaine/L-proline transporter ProP: MDTINNNTAADPTPPSPPLIPTQSGTLELHDITIVDKVKLKKAISAAALGNAMEWFDFGVYGFVAFALGKVFFPDASPSVQMIAALGTFSIPFLVRPLGGIFFGVMGDKFGRQKVLSITIIIMAASTFCIGLIPSYASIGIWAPILLLLCKLAQGFSVGGEYTGAAIFVAEFAPDRKRGFLGSFLDFGSIVGFVTGAGVVVLLQSLLSDASFLDWGWRVPFFMAAPLGLVGLYLRHAAEETPAFQQQLAQMEKEDQDDVENRPRVSFKEIATRYWRPLLVSVGLVLTTNITYYMLLTYMPSYLSHNLHYSEDHGVLIIIAVMIGMLFVQPVIGLASDRIGRRPFVIIGSIGLLVLAIPAFKLIINGQIALIFVGLFMLAIVLNCFTGVMASTLPAMFPTRIRYSALAASFNIAIIVAGLTPTITAALVDSTGSLYLPAYYLMFVAVVGIITGIFMKETANRPLRGATPAASSKQEAKELLIETLDHIEQSVEDIDGEIVKLQEQIAALELRKQRYIDLHPRLD; the protein is encoded by the coding sequence ATGGATACCATCAACAACAATACAGCGGCCGATCCAACACCTCCGTCGCCGCCTCTGATCCCCACCCAAAGCGGCACCCTGGAGCTGCACGACATCACCATCGTCGACAAGGTCAAGCTCAAAAAAGCGATTTCTGCTGCCGCGCTGGGCAATGCCATGGAGTGGTTTGACTTTGGCGTCTACGGCTTTGTCGCCTTTGCGCTGGGCAAGGTGTTCTTTCCCGATGCATCGCCGAGCGTGCAGATGATTGCCGCGCTGGGCACCTTCTCGATCCCGTTCCTGGTGCGGCCCCTGGGCGGCATCTTCTTTGGCGTAATGGGTGACAAGTTTGGGCGCCAGAAGGTGCTATCGATCACCATCATCATCATGGCCGCCAGTACCTTCTGTATTGGGCTGATACCGTCCTACGCCAGCATTGGGATATGGGCGCCGATCCTGCTGCTGCTGTGCAAGCTGGCGCAGGGCTTCTCGGTCGGTGGTGAATACACCGGCGCTGCCATCTTTGTGGCCGAGTTTGCGCCGGACCGCAAGCGCGGCTTTCTGGGCAGCTTTCTGGACTTTGGCTCGATAGTGGGATTTGTCACCGGCGCGGGCGTCGTCGTCCTCTTGCAAAGCCTGCTGAGCGACGCCAGCTTTCTCGATTGGGGCTGGCGCGTGCCCTTCTTCATGGCCGCGCCCCTGGGGCTGGTAGGCCTCTACCTGCGCCATGCGGCGGAAGAGACCCCAGCCTTTCAGCAGCAGCTGGCACAAATGGAGAAAGAGGACCAGGACGATGTGGAAAACCGCCCACGGGTGTCCTTCAAAGAAATCGCGACACGCTACTGGCGCCCCTTGCTGGTGTCGGTCGGCCTGGTGCTGACCACCAATATCACCTACTACATGTTGCTGACCTATATGCCCAGCTACCTGTCGCACAACCTGCACTACTCCGAAGACCATGGCGTGCTGATCATCATCGCCGTGATGATCGGCATGCTGTTTGTGCAGCCGGTGATCGGCCTGGCCAGCGACCGCATTGGCCGCCGACCCTTTGTGATCATCGGCTCCATCGGCCTGCTGGTGCTGGCGATTCCCGCGTTCAAGCTGATCATCAACGGCCAGATCGCGCTGATCTTTGTCGGCCTGTTCATGCTGGCGATTGTGCTGAACTGCTTTACCGGCGTGATGGCCTCCACCCTGCCCGCCATGTTCCCGACCCGCATCCGCTACAGCGCGCTCGCCGCCTCCTTCAACATCGCCATCATCGTCGCCGGCCTCACGCCCACCATCACCGCCGCCTTGGTCGATTCGACCGGCAGCCTGTACCTGCCGGCCTACTACCTGATGTTTGTCGCTGTCGTCGGCATCATCACCGGCATCTTCATGAAGGAAACCGCCAACCGCCCGCTGCGCGGCGCCACGCCAGCGGCCTCCAGCAAGCAGGAGGCCAAGGAGCTGCTGATCGAAACGCTGGACCATATCGAGCAGAGCGTGGAAGACATCGATGGCGAGATTGTCAAGCTGCAGGAGCAGATTGCGGCGCTGGAGTTGCGCAAGCAGCGGTACATTGATTTGCATCCGCGGCTAGATTAA
- a CDS encoding DUF4190 domain-containing protein, whose protein sequence is MSFCRGCGHQIHETAQSCPQCGAVTAHSTLAPAQGGSLWLPVPSLVCGVIVAFALFDPSDWDQDQVVGCALIAVVAIVLGGISLAKQKKGAGMAIAGLILGVVGLLGAIGSQL, encoded by the coding sequence ATGTCCTTTTGCCGAGGCTGCGGCCATCAGATTCATGAGACAGCACAAAGCTGCCCGCAATGCGGTGCGGTCACTGCGCACAGCACATTGGCCCCCGCACAGGGTGGCTCCTTGTGGTTGCCGGTGCCATCGCTGGTTTGCGGCGTCATCGTGGCGTTTGCGTTGTTTGATCCCAGCGATTGGGACCAGGACCAGGTCGTGGGATGCGCGCTGATCGCTGTCGTTGCCATCGTGCTTGGCGGTATCAGCCTGGCGAAGCAAAAGAAGGGCGCCGGGATGGCCATTGCCGGGCTGATTCTGGGTGTCGTCGGCTTGCTGGGTGCGATCGGATCGCAGCTTTGA
- a CDS encoding ATP-binding protein has product MSSEKENISDSARYECKAPRFDLEKDVILPRHTRQMMDEAIGSLRFHKLIYTDWGFAEVDPTGRNMAINFYGPPGTGKTLAAEALAGTLGLQFIHIGISEIESKFVGETAKNIGAAFQEAALQGALLFFDEADTLLGARLSSVTQGIDNEINAMRSTMLIELERFNGVVVFATNFAKNYDSAFVSRIRYHVEFQLPDMEERQRLWSRMLVAGIPLALEREELIQLASSSSAGLSGREIRTALRTALPRAVMAQVDAPKLAWVHLESAIADIKYAKANVGGGNTQSHAANARSAKAALSLLGIKNQETEQTTSGE; this is encoded by the coding sequence TTGAGCTCAGAAAAAGAAAACATCAGCGACTCCGCTCGCTACGAGTGCAAAGCACCTCGCTTTGATCTTGAAAAAGACGTGATCCTTCCAAGGCACACCCGTCAAATGATGGATGAGGCCATTGGATCCTTGCGTTTTCATAAGCTCATCTATACGGACTGGGGTTTTGCCGAGGTTGATCCCACTGGGCGCAACATGGCGATCAACTTTTACGGACCACCAGGCACCGGCAAAACACTGGCGGCAGAAGCTCTTGCTGGCACTTTGGGACTTCAGTTCATTCACATTGGCATCTCTGAAATCGAAAGCAAGTTCGTAGGCGAAACAGCCAAAAACATTGGTGCGGCATTTCAAGAAGCAGCGCTGCAGGGAGCACTGCTTTTTTTCGACGAAGCAGACACGCTGTTGGGTGCTCGCCTTTCTTCTGTAACGCAAGGCATCGACAACGAAATCAATGCCATGCGCTCGACCATGCTCATTGAGCTGGAGCGTTTCAATGGCGTGGTCGTTTTTGCCACTAATTTTGCGAAGAACTATGACTCGGCATTTGTGAGCCGTATCCGTTACCACGTGGAGTTCCAGCTGCCTGACATGGAAGAACGCCAACGGCTTTGGAGTCGCATGCTGGTAGCTGGTATCCCGCTTGCTCTGGAGCGTGAGGAACTTATCCAGTTGGCCTCTTCATCCTCTGCGGGGTTGTCGGGGCGAGAGATTCGGACTGCGTTAAGAACTGCCTTGCCACGTGCGGTCATGGCGCAAGTGGATGCACCAAAGCTTGCATGGGTACACCTGGAGTCCGCGATCGCTGACATCAAATATGCCAAGGCCAATGTAGGTGGAGGCAATACGCAATCACACGCGGCTAATGCGCGCAGCGCCAAGGCCGCACTTTCGCTTCTTGGTATCAAGAACCAAGAAACCGAACAAACAACATCAGGGGAATAA
- a CDS encoding acetyl-CoA C-acetyltransferase — protein MSEAFIVAAQRTAGGRRGGQLAGWHPVDLAAQVINALVEGVDADPAAVDDVFLGCVSQVGEQSSNVARNVVLASKLPESVPGTSIDRQCGSSQQAIHFAAQAVMSGAMDMVIAAGVESMTRVPMGSPGGLAQKAGLGHYHSPGIASCYGDTVFSQFVGAEMVARKYGLDKDALDRYALQSHQRAAAASRAGHFAAEILPIAVRDASGALTQDLHAVDEGIRFEATLEGIQSVKLLQEGGLITAANASQMCDGASGVLIVNERGLRRLGAKPLARIHHMTVLGHDPVIMLEAPVPATQLALKKAGMRLSDIDLYEVNEAFASIPLAWQQALQADPERMNVNGGAIALGHPLGGTGAKLMATLVHALHQRGGRYGLQTMCEGGGMANVTVIERL, from the coding sequence ATGTCCGAAGCTTTTATCGTGGCGGCGCAACGCACCGCCGGTGGCCGCCGGGGTGGCCAACTGGCCGGCTGGCATCCGGTGGATCTGGCCGCACAGGTCATCAATGCGCTGGTGGAAGGTGTCGATGCCGACCCAGCCGCAGTGGATGATGTGTTTCTGGGCTGCGTCAGCCAAGTGGGTGAGCAGTCCAGCAATGTGGCGCGCAATGTGGTGCTGGCTTCCAAGCTGCCTGAATCGGTGCCTGGCACCAGCATTGACCGCCAATGCGGCTCCTCGCAGCAGGCCATCCACTTTGCCGCGCAGGCGGTGATGTCGGGCGCGATGGACATGGTGATCGCCGCCGGCGTCGAGTCGATGACCCGCGTGCCCATGGGCAGCCCAGGGGGCTTGGCGCAAAAGGCGGGGCTGGGCCACTACCACAGCCCCGGCATCGCCAGCTGCTATGGCGATACCGTCTTCAGCCAGTTTGTTGGTGCCGAGATGGTGGCGCGCAAGTACGGCTTGGACAAGGACGCGCTGGACCGCTACGCCCTGCAAAGCCACCAGCGCGCCGCAGCCGCCAGCCGCGCCGGCCACTTTGCTGCTGAGATTTTGCCCATCGCAGTGCGCGATGCCAGCGGCGCCTTGACGCAGGACCTGCACGCGGTGGATGAGGGCATCCGCTTTGAAGCGACGTTGGAAGGTATCCAGAGCGTCAAGCTGCTGCAGGAGGGCGGCTTGATCACCGCGGCCAATGCCAGCCAGATGTGCGACGGCGCCAGTGGCGTGCTGATCGTCAACGAGCGCGGCCTGCGCCGCCTGGGCGCCAAGCCCTTGGCGCGCATCCACCACATGACCGTGCTCGGCCATGACCCTGTCATCATGCTGGAGGCCCCGGTGCCCGCCACCCAGCTGGCCTTGAAGAAGGCCGGCATGCGCCTGAGCGACATCGACCTCTACGAAGTCAACGAGGCCTTTGCCTCCATCCCGCTGGCCTGGCAGCAGGCGCTGCAGGCCGATCCCGAGCGCATGAATGTGAACGGCGGCGCCATTGCGCTGGGGCATCCGCTCGGCGGTACCGGCGCCAAGCTGATGGCCACCCTGGTCCATGCGCTGCACCAGCGAGGCGGCCGCTACGGGCTGCAGACCATGTGCGAGGGCGGGGGCATGGCGAATGTGACGGTGATCGAGCGGCTGTAG
- a CDS encoding acyl-CoA dehydrogenase family protein: MNFQYPEDTQQMQRTLRQFMERHVVPRYHDYERIAATGAYPTEVVEPLKQLAREAGLWNLFLPGLRDDEPGTRMSNMQYSPLAEIMGRVYWSAEVFNCNAPDTGNTELLHLFATPEQHERWLKPLLDGSIRSCFSMTEPDVASSDATNICTTIRREGDEYVINGRKWFTTGALHPNCKFAIVMGVSDESPDAPRHQRHSMVIVPLDTPGLNIVRNVAIMHHHAPEGHCEVTYTDVRVPVSNLLGEEHSGFALAQARLGPGRVHHCMRTIGQCELAVEMMCERALTRRAFGKHLSDYANVQDWIAQSRVEIDQARLLVLQAAWKMDMFGNKAAHIDVSAIKLVAAQLQTRVLDRAIQVFGAMGITPDTPLSYLWSWGRAMRFFDGPDEVHLRAIARAELARARDNLGATAAFYSTSH, translated from the coding sequence TTGAACTTCCAGTACCCCGAGGACACGCAGCAGATGCAGCGCACGCTGCGCCAGTTCATGGAGCGCCATGTGGTGCCCCGCTACCACGACTACGAGCGCATCGCCGCCACCGGCGCCTACCCGACCGAAGTGGTCGAGCCGCTCAAGCAGCTGGCGCGCGAGGCTGGCTTGTGGAACCTCTTCCTGCCCGGTCTGCGAGACGATGAGCCCGGCACCCGCATGAGCAATATGCAGTACAGCCCTCTGGCCGAAATCATGGGCCGGGTCTACTGGTCGGCCGAGGTGTTCAACTGCAATGCACCCGATACCGGCAACACCGAGCTGCTGCACCTGTTTGCCACGCCCGAGCAGCATGAGCGCTGGCTAAAGCCCTTGCTCGACGGCAGCATCCGCTCCTGCTTCTCGATGACCGAGCCCGATGTGGCCTCGTCCGATGCCACCAATATCTGCACCACCATCCGCCGCGAAGGGGATGAGTACGTGATCAACGGCCGCAAGTGGTTCACCACCGGCGCGCTGCACCCGAACTGCAAGTTCGCCATCGTCATGGGGGTGAGCGACGAGAGCCCCGATGCGCCCCGCCACCAGCGCCATTCGATGGTCATCGTGCCGCTGGACACGCCGGGCCTGAACATCGTGCGCAACGTGGCGATCATGCACCACCATGCCCCCGAAGGGCATTGTGAGGTGACCTATACCGATGTGCGCGTTCCCGTCAGCAACCTGCTGGGTGAGGAGCACAGCGGGTTTGCGCTGGCGCAGGCGCGCCTGGGCCCTGGCCGGGTACACCACTGCATGCGCACCATTGGGCAGTGCGAGCTGGCGGTCGAGATGATGTGCGAGCGCGCACTCACCCGCCGCGCCTTTGGCAAGCACCTGAGCGATTACGCCAATGTGCAGGACTGGATCGCCCAGTCCCGCGTAGAGATTGACCAGGCGCGGCTGCTGGTGCTGCAGGCGGCCTGGAAGATGGACATGTTCGGCAACAAGGCCGCGCACATCGATGTATCCGCCATCAAGCTGGTGGCGGCGCAGCTGCAGACCCGTGTGCTGGACCGCGCCATCCAGGTGTTCGGCGCCATGGGCATCACGCCCGATACGCCCCTGTCCTACCTTTGGTCCTGGGGCCGGGCGATGCGCTTTTTTGACGGCCCGGACGAGGTGCACCTGCGCGCCATTGCCCGCGCCGAGCTGGCCCGCGCACGCGACAACCTGGGCGCCACCGCCGCCTTCTACAGCACCAGCCACTGA
- a CDS encoding helix-turn-helix transcriptional regulator — protein MSSSTSSLDTIAYRLSAILRRLNAGETLVIKRLADEFGVTERTIRRDLNERFSFLNLEKKSNRYSLPPYKLGTFSQRDVQRIASLAGLQGMSPALSGEFLGDLLDDSLRGSLLVHGTKAEDISNKEPDIAKLRAAIQDRLVVEFEYSKPDDTRKILQVNPYKLVLNEGVWYLQATDQGKVKSYAVSRIDRLLVSMEAFTPDTEVVDYLKKEDTVWLNQEKTEVVLKVLPPAASYFQRRQLIGSQKIEMTFKDGEILVSGLIAHQNQILPIVRYWIPYVRVVRPDGLQAELDAQLKTYVGLSD, from the coding sequence ATGTCCTCTTCCACTTCTTCTCTCGACACCATCGCCTACCGCTTGAGCGCCATTCTTCGGCGGCTGAACGCAGGAGAGACGCTTGTCATCAAGCGTCTGGCGGACGAGTTCGGGGTGACCGAACGCACGATCCGGCGCGATCTCAATGAACGCTTCAGCTTTTTGAATCTGGAGAAGAAGAGCAATCGCTATTCGCTGCCGCCCTATAAGTTGGGTACCTTCAGCCAGCGCGATGTGCAGCGCATTGCATCGCTGGCAGGGCTCCAGGGCATGTCGCCGGCTTTGTCGGGCGAGTTTCTGGGGGATTTGCTCGATGACAGTCTGCGTGGTTCCCTGCTGGTGCATGGCACCAAGGCCGAAGATATTAGCAACAAGGAACCCGATATTGCCAAGCTGCGTGCGGCGATTCAGGACCGCCTGGTGGTGGAATTTGAATACAGCAAGCCCGATGACACACGCAAGATTCTCCAAGTGAATCCTTACAAGCTGGTGCTGAACGAAGGTGTTTGGTACTTGCAGGCCACCGACCAAGGCAAGGTCAAGTCCTATGCGGTATCGCGCATTGACCGCCTGCTGGTGAGCATGGAGGCATTCACGCCGGATACCGAGGTGGTGGATTACCTGAAGAAGGAAGACACAGTCTGGCTCAACCAGGAAAAAACCGAGGTGGTGCTCAAGGTACTGCCCCCAGCGGCATCCTATTTCCAGCGGCGCCAGCTGATTGGCAGCCAAAAGATCGAGATGACCTTCAAGGATGGCGAGATTCTGGTGTCGGGCTTGATTGCCCACCAAAACCAAATCCTGCCCATCGTGCGCTACTGGATTCCTTATGTGCGTGTCGTCCGTCCAGACGGACTTCAGGCAGAACTGGATGCCCAGCTGAAAACCTATGTGGGGCTGAGCGACTAA
- a CDS encoding phosphotransferase family protein produces MTPFSTTSAHPQAFDPACLDDFLRAQLPGLQGEMALQAIGGGQSNPTFFVSYGSRHMVLRKKPAGEVLPSAHAVDREYRVMKALAGTALPVPQMLLYHADNEVVGTPFYLMEKVEGRVFNDNALAGMRPAERRAIYLAMADTLATLHAVDWRAAGLEGFGKEGGFFERQLQRWQKQWDLSRIAPNPAIDELLAWLGANRPSDDETTLTHGDFKLNNLLFHPTEAKVVAVLDWELSTLGHPLADVAFNTVAWRTLPEEFGGLRGLDLAALGIPSESEYLAHFYQRAGRSDPARQAAPFHWAFAFMRWAVIFEGIAARAARGNAVADNASEVGAMAQALAQRGLEAIEAPAVVF; encoded by the coding sequence ATGACCCCCTTCAGCACCACCTCTGCCCACCCGCAAGCCTTTGACCCAGCATGCCTGGACGACTTTCTGCGCGCGCAGTTGCCAGGGCTGCAGGGCGAGATGGCGTTGCAGGCCATTGGCGGCGGGCAGTCCAACCCGACCTTCTTTGTGAGCTACGGCAGCCGGCACATGGTGCTGCGCAAAAAGCCCGCGGGTGAGGTGCTGCCATCGGCCCATGCGGTGGACCGCGAGTACCGCGTGATGAAGGCGCTGGCGGGCACGGCGCTGCCCGTGCCGCAGATGCTGCTCTACCACGCAGACAACGAGGTGGTCGGCACGCCTTTCTACCTGATGGAAAAGGTCGAAGGCCGGGTGTTCAACGACAACGCACTCGCCGGCATGCGCCCAGCCGAGCGCCGCGCGATCTACCTGGCGATGGCCGATACCCTGGCCACCCTGCATGCGGTGGACTGGCGCGCCGCCGGGCTGGAGGGCTTTGGCAAGGAGGGCGGTTTTTTTGAGCGGCAGTTGCAGCGCTGGCAAAAGCAGTGGGATCTGTCGCGCATAGCGCCCAACCCGGCCATCGATGAGTTGCTGGCCTGGCTGGGCGCCAACCGCCCCAGCGATGACGAAACCACGCTGACCCATGGCGATTTCAAGCTCAACAATCTGCTGTTCCACCCTACGGAGGCGAAGGTGGTGGCGGTGCTGGACTGGGAGCTGTCCACCCTGGGCCATCCGCTGGCCGATGTGGCCTTCAACACGGTGGCCTGGCGCACCCTGCCCGAGGAGTTTGGCGGGCTGCGCGGGCTGGATCTGGCTGCGCTGGGCATTCCGTCCGAGTCCGAGTATCTGGCGCACTTCTACCAACGCGCCGGCCGCAGCGATCCGGCCCGCCAGGCTGCCCCTTTCCATTGGGCCTTTGCATTCATGCGCTGGGCTGTCATTTTTGAAGGCATTGCCGCCCGCGCCGCGCGGGGCAATGCGGTAGCAGACAACGCCTCGGAGGTGGGCGCCATGGCCCAGGCCCTGGCGCAGCGCGGGCTGGAGGCCATCGAGGCGCCAGCGGTGGTGTTTTGA
- a CDS encoding TM2 domain-containing protein, producing MDQQAFESPTMVFCHACAKPLHLSAVACPSCGAAQRKSEALDAGESEKSKVTAGVLALLLGGLGIHKFYTGAWGWGIVYILLCWTYVPGLIAVVEGIRYLVLSKQEFARKAAAMQGPFAWLW from the coding sequence ATGGATCAACAAGCTTTTGAAAGCCCCACCATGGTGTTTTGCCACGCCTGTGCAAAACCATTGCACTTGTCAGCGGTGGCCTGCCCGAGCTGTGGCGCTGCGCAGCGCAAGAGCGAAGCACTGGATGCAGGCGAGTCCGAGAAAAGCAAGGTCACCGCAGGTGTGCTGGCGCTGCTCCTGGGTGGCCTTGGCATCCACAAGTTCTACACCGGCGCCTGGGGCTGGGGGATCGTCTACATCCTCTTGTGCTGGACCTACGTCCCGGGGCTCATCGCCGTCGTGGAAGGTATCCGCTACCTGGTGCTTTCCAAGCAAGAGTTTGCGCGCAAGGCTGCCGCCATGCAGGGCCCCTTTGCCTGGCTCTGGTGA